One Nocardioides dongkuii genomic window, CGCGGCGAGGCGTTCCTGCTCCAGGGCGGCGACTGCGCCGAGACCTTCGCCGGGGTGACCGCCGACAACGTCCGCAACAAGCTCCGCGTGCTGCTGCAGATGGCGGTCGTGCTGACCTACGCCGCCTCGGTCCCGGTCGTGAAGCTCGGCCGGATCGCCGGCCAGTACGCCAAGCCGCGCTCCAGCGACATGGAGACCCGCAACGGGCTCACGCTGCCGGCCTACCGCGGCGACGCCGTGAACGGCTTCGAGTTCAGCCCCGAGTCCCGCGTGCCCGACCCGCAGCGGCTGGTCGACGTCTACCACTCCTCGGCGGCCACGCTGAACCTCGTGCGCGCCTTCGTCACCGGCGGGTACGCCGACCTGCGCCAGGTGCACACCTGGAACACCGACTTCGTCCGCGAGTCGCCCGTCGGCCAGCAGTACGAGCAGCTGGCCAACGAGATCGAGCGCGCGCTGACCTTCATGCAGGCCATCGGTGCCGACCCCGACGAGTTCCACCGCGTCGACTTCCACTCCAGCCACGAGGCGCTGGTGATGGAGTACGAGCACGCGATGACCCGCATCGACTCGCGCACCCAGCTGCCCTACGACGTGTCCGGCCACTTCCTGTGGATCGGCGAGCGCACCCGCCAGCTCGACGGCGCGCACGTCGAGCTGCTGCGCCACATCCGCAACCCGATCGGCGTCAAGCTCGGCCCCACGACCACGCCCGACGACGCGCTCGCGCTCGCCGCGCGGCTCAACCCCGACAACGAGCCCGGGCGACTGACGTTCATCACCCGCTTCGGCGCCGGCAAGATCCGCGAGGGGCTGCCGCACCTCGTGGAGAAGGTCGCGGCGTCCGGCATCGATGTGGCCTGGGTCTGCGACCCGATGCACGGCAACACTTTCGAGGCCAGCTCGGGCTACAAGACCCGGCGCTTCGACGACGTCATCGAGGAGGTCCAGGGCTTCTTCGACGTGCACCGCGCGCTCGGCACC contains:
- a CDS encoding class II 3-deoxy-7-phosphoheptulonate synthase, which translates into the protein MSSIPDLASLHALGAAQQPTYPDRGAVDAAVARLRTMPPLVFAGECDELKDKLAAVSRGEAFLLQGGDCAETFAGVTADNVRNKLRVLLQMAVVLTYAASVPVVKLGRIAGQYAKPRSSDMETRNGLTLPAYRGDAVNGFEFSPESRVPDPQRLVDVYHSSAATLNLVRAFVTGGYADLRQVHTWNTDFVRESPVGQQYEQLANEIERALTFMQAIGADPDEFHRVDFHSSHEALVMEYEHAMTRIDSRTQLPYDVSGHFLWIGERTRQLDGAHVELLRHIRNPIGVKLGPTTTPDDALALAARLNPDNEPGRLTFITRFGAGKIREGLPHLVEKVAASGIDVAWVCDPMHGNTFEASSGYKTRRFDDVIEEVQGFFDVHRALGTWPGGVHVELTGDDVTECVGGGEDLAEVDLGNRYESVCDPRLNRVQSLELSFLVAQMLRKA